A single genomic interval of Flammeovirga agarivorans harbors:
- a CDS encoding TlpA family protein disulfide reductase, whose translation MKYSIFFILLLFGCSKNIEPKDILLNALTNTQKHQNSKFTVTIATKYLGDTTIYSGIKQKGTILKNENDSIINYIFEAGNDKVIGIDTGIISIDYSKSKAEILNNKQYKAKNEDYRNDISRTYPPITDNEKILKRVLDSTTVFTLLDSGNFYRVLTKTNTTLENKSNSPIKINSIEYIFTINKDNNIIEKYEEISKANFLGKPDKQHIIKEISDYSFDELDKKLFTSQNIEEFITIYTKDTDEIIDLSINENYKLDYNYHKKYTLLDFSYSSCYPCLLSIPIISNLHNDFNNVLDIVMIDFDDNEEKIDQLKKNYKIQYKILNDSTNEITNNYNIKVFPTLLLLDKDGNVINQYYGYSDDLYDVISQKLI comes from the coding sequence ATGAAATACTCAATTTTTTTTATTCTTTTACTATTTGGATGCTCTAAAAATATAGAACCAAAAGATATTTTATTAAATGCTTTAACCAATACACAAAAACATCAAAACAGTAAATTTACAGTTACTATAGCTACTAAATATTTGGGAGATACTACGATTTATAGTGGTATTAAACAAAAAGGAACAATACTGAAAAATGAAAATGACTCAATAATCAATTATATTTTTGAAGCTGGAAATGATAAAGTAATAGGTATTGATACAGGAATTATTTCTATAGATTATTCTAAATCAAAAGCTGAGATCTTAAATAACAAACAGTATAAAGCTAAAAATGAAGATTATAGAAATGATATTTCAAGAACATATCCACCAATAACAGATAATGAGAAGATATTAAAAAGGGTGCTAGATTCTACAACTGTATTTACATTATTAGATTCAGGGAATTTTTATAGAGTTCTAACTAAAACTAATACTACTCTTGAAAACAAGAGTAATTCTCCCATTAAAATAAATAGTATCGAATATATATTTACAATAAATAAAGACAATAATATTATAGAAAAATATGAAGAAATTAGTAAAGCTAATTTTTTAGGAAAGCCTGATAAACAACATATTATAAAAGAAATATCTGATTATAGTTTTGATGAACTTGATAAAAAGTTATTTACATCACAAAATATTGAGGAGTTTATTACAATTTACACTAAAGATACTGATGAGATAATTGACTTAAGTATTAATGAAAATTATAAACTTGATTATAACTATCATAAAAAATATACTCTACTAGATTTTTCTTATTCTTCTTGTTACCCCTGTTTATTATCAATACCAATAATTTCAAATTTACATAATGACTTTAATAATGTTTTAGATATAGTTATGATTGATTTTGATGATAATGAAGAAAAAATCGATCAGCTAAAAAAAAATTATAAAATTCAATATAAAATACTGAATGATTCAACAAATGAAATAACTAACAATTATAATATTAAAGTCTTTCCAACTCTGTTATTATTAGACAAGGATGGAAATGTAATAAACCAGTATTATGGATATAGCGATGATTTATATGATGTAATATCCCAAAAGTTAATCTAA
- a CDS encoding tRNA-uridine aminocarboxypropyltransferase: MRVDIENPRVKCYKCMRPSVSCICKYTKPLQTKTRFVILMHPMEYRKEKNGTGHMTKLQLENSEIIVDVDFTNNKRVNEILTKEASSSFLLYPGKENFNLSERSSTEIDTFLGDAPHLFILDGTWPCARKMLRLSKNLQALPRVSFDNKIKSKFILKQQPESLCLSTIESVHTVLNLLNKADVEQCETTDFLLPFEKMIEYQVECILNPNNNHYRPNKKKGLKAKNIYKKDSERNIIFEKE; the protein is encoded by the coding sequence TTGCGCGTTGATATAGAAAATCCTAGAGTCAAATGTTATAAATGTATGAGACCTTCTGTCTCATGTATTTGTAAATACACAAAACCTTTACAAACAAAGACTCGTTTTGTCATTCTTATGCATCCTATGGAATATAGAAAAGAGAAAAATGGGACAGGGCATATGACAAAACTTCAACTTGAAAATTCAGAAATTATAGTTGATGTTGATTTTACTAATAATAAACGCGTCAATGAAATTCTAACGAAAGAAGCCAGTAGTTCTTTCTTACTTTATCCAGGAAAAGAGAATTTCAATTTATCAGAAAGAAGCAGTACTGAAATCGATACTTTTTTGGGTGATGCTCCACATCTTTTTATTCTTGATGGTACATGGCCTTGTGCTCGTAAAATGCTTAGACTAAGTAAAAATTTACAAGCCTTACCAAGAGTAAGTTTTGACAATAAGATAAAATCAAAGTTTATTCTTAAACAACAGCCTGAATCACTTTGTCTTAGTACAATTGAGTCGGTCCATACAGTACTCAACCTACTTAATAAAGCCGATGTAGAGCAATGCGAAACTACAGACTTTCTACTTCCATTTGAAAAAATGATTGAGTACCAAGTCGAGTGTATCCTTAATCCCAATAATAATCACTACCGCCCAAACAAGAAAAAAGGACTTAAGGCAAAAAATATCTATAAAAAAGATTCTGAAAGAAACATTATTTTTGAGAAGGAGTAG